A portion of the Chlamydia caviae GPIC genome contains these proteins:
- the lpxA gene encoding acyl-ACP--UDP-N-acetylglucosamine O-acyltransferase, translated as MTNIHPTAIIEPGAKIGKNVVIEPYVVIKSTVTLCDDVVVKSYAYIDGHTTIGKGTTIWPSAMIGNKPQDLKYQGEKTYVTIGENCEIREFAIITSSTFEGTTVSIGNNCLIMPWAHVAHNCTIGNYVILSNHAQLAGHVVVEDYAIIGGMVGVHQFVRIGAHAMVGALSGIRRDVPPYTIGTGNPYQLGGINKVGLQRRQVPFETRLALIKVFKKVYRSEDSFSESLLEAQEEYGHIPEVQNFIHFCQNPSKRGIERGADKDALQDESVEKEGALVES; from the coding sequence ATGACGAACATTCACCCAACAGCAATTATCGAACCCGGGGCTAAAATCGGAAAGAATGTTGTTATTGAGCCGTATGTTGTTATTAAATCTACGGTGACCCTTTGCGATGATGTAGTTGTTAAATCTTATGCGTATATTGATGGACACACTACTATTGGCAAGGGAACAACGATATGGCCATCCGCAATGATTGGCAATAAACCTCAGGATTTAAAATATCAGGGGGAGAAAACCTATGTTACCATAGGAGAAAATTGCGAGATTCGAGAATTTGCTATTATCACTTCATCTACATTTGAAGGGACGACAGTTTCTATAGGAAATAATTGTCTTATCATGCCTTGGGCGCACGTAGCCCATAACTGCACAATTGGGAATTATGTGATTTTAAGTAATCATGCACAGTTAGCTGGGCATGTTGTCGTCGAGGATTACGCAATTATTGGCGGCATGGTAGGCGTTCATCAATTTGTTCGTATTGGTGCGCACGCTATGGTTGGAGCTTTAAGTGGTATCCGGCGTGACGTTCCTCCGTACACTATAGGTACTGGAAATCCATACCAACTCGGCGGTATCAATAAGGTTGGTCTGCAAAGACGGCAAGTTCCTTTTGAGACGCGTTTAGCTTTGATTAAAGTGTTTAAAAAAGTCTATCGTTCCGAAGACAGCTTCTCTGAATCTTTGTTAGAAGCTCAAGAAGAATACGGCCACATTCCTGAGGTTCAAAATTTTATTCATTTTTGTCAGAACCCAAGTAAGCGTGGTATAGAGCGTGGAGCTGATAAGGATGCTTTGCAAGATGAGAGCGTAGAAAAGGAAGGAGCTCTTGTTGAATCTTAA
- the fabZ gene encoding 3-hydroxyacyl-ACP dehydratase FabZ, whose translation MKEAPVIKLRELLNLLPHRYPFLLVDKVLSYDLEKRSIVAQKNVTINEPFFVGHFPEVPIMPGVLILESLAQAAGVLLGLVLENDRNKRLALFLGIQKAKFRQAVRPGDILTLSAEFSLISSKGGKASARACVGSQVAAEGELSFALVDKQSLD comes from the coding sequence ATGAAAGAGGCGCCTGTAATTAAATTACGAGAATTATTAAACTTACTTCCACATCGTTATCCTTTTTTGCTTGTGGATAAGGTGTTGTCTTATGATTTAGAGAAGCGATCCATTGTTGCACAAAAAAATGTAACAATAAATGAGCCTTTTTTTGTAGGGCATTTTCCTGAAGTACCCATTATGCCTGGAGTGTTAATATTAGAATCTTTAGCGCAAGCAGCCGGAGTTTTGCTAGGCTTGGTTTTAGAAAACGACAGAAATAAAAGGTTGGCTTTGTTTTTGGGAATACAAAAAGCGAAGTTTCGTCAGGCTGTGAGACCTGGTGACATTCTTACATTGAGCGCTGAATTTTCATTGATTTCGTCGAAGGGAGGAAAAGCTTCGGCACGAGCTTGTGTGGGTTCTCAGGTTGCTGCTGAGGGAGAACTGAGCTTTGCTCTTGTAGATAAGCAATCTTTAGATTAA
- the fmt gene encoding methionyl-tRNA formyltransferase, with protein MNLKVIYFGTPQFAATVLEDLLHHDVNVIGVVTRVDKPQKRSSQPIPSPVKTLALSKNIPLLQPEKASDPQFIEQLKAFEADVFIVVAYGAILRQVVLNIPKYGCYNLHAGLLPAYRGAAPIQRCIMDGVTQSGNTVIRMDAGMDTGDIAGVSYVPVGPDMTAGELAEALSAQGGEILIKTLQQISDGTISHTPQDSSKASIAPKLSKEEGFVLWNHPAEKVYAQIRGVTPAPGAWTLYSYQDKPAKRLVIRKASLASNKGIYGNPGDVIVSDQQELLIACAEGAICLKEIQPEGKGAMDSKTFLNGHSNHKLKLSFQNN; from the coding sequence TTGAATCTTAAAGTTATTTATTTCGGCACTCCTCAGTTTGCCGCTACAGTTTTAGAAGATTTATTGCATCATGATGTTAATGTTATAGGGGTTGTTACTCGCGTAGATAAACCTCAAAAACGTTCGTCTCAGCCGATTCCCTCTCCTGTTAAAACACTGGCTTTATCTAAGAATATTCCCCTTTTGCAACCTGAAAAAGCTTCAGATCCACAATTTATTGAACAACTCAAGGCTTTTGAAGCCGATGTGTTTATTGTGGTCGCTTATGGAGCTATCTTGCGTCAGGTAGTTTTAAATATCCCAAAATACGGTTGTTATAATTTACATGCGGGCTTATTGCCTGCGTACCGCGGGGCCGCTCCCATACAACGCTGTATCATGGATGGTGTTACACAGTCTGGAAATACTGTAATTCGTATGGACGCAGGCATGGATACTGGAGATATCGCTGGCGTATCCTATGTCCCTGTAGGCCCTGACATGACAGCAGGAGAACTGGCAGAAGCTCTATCTGCTCAGGGCGGAGAAATTCTAATAAAAACTTTACAGCAAATCTCTGACGGAACAATCTCTCATACGCCTCAGGATTCGTCCAAAGCATCGATAGCTCCTAAGTTATCGAAGGAAGAGGGGTTTGTTCTCTGGAATCATCCTGCTGAAAAGGTATATGCTCAAATACGGGGTGTTACACCGGCTCCTGGAGCCTGGACGCTCTATTCTTATCAAGATAAACCAGCAAAACGTTTGGTTATTCGCAAAGCCTCCTTAGCTTCTAACAAGGGCATTTATGGCAACCCCGGTGATGTTATCGTATCAGATCAGCAAGAGCTTCTTATTGCCTGTGCTGAAGGGGCTATTTGTCTAAAAGAAATCCAGCCCGAAGGTAAGGGAGCAATGGATTCAAAAACTTTTTTGAATGGACATTCTAATCATAAATTGAAATTATCTTTTCAAAACAACTAA
- the lpxC gene encoding UDP-3-O-acyl-N-acetylglucosamine deacetylase, which yields MLERAQRTLKREVRYSGVGIHFGKSATLTLEPAKENTGIVFCRSDLLGERIPALLPHVYNTGRSTTLSAGDSVIATVEHLMAALRSSNIDNVIVRCSEEEIPIGDGSSHVFMQLIDDAGICTQNDKVPIARLSQPVYYQSQDTFLAAFPCDELKISYTLHYPQSPTIGTQYRSFVITEESFRKEIAPCRTFALYNELCFLMDRGLIRGGCLENAVVFKDDGVISLGQLRFSDEPVRHKILDLIGDLSLVGRPFVAHIVAVGSGHSSNIALGRKILEVLQP from the coding sequence ATGTTAGAACGAGCTCAAAGAACGTTAAAGCGCGAAGTACGTTATTCAGGTGTGGGAATTCACTTCGGAAAGTCAGCGACTTTAACTTTAGAACCTGCCAAAGAAAATACTGGAATAGTCTTTTGCCGCTCCGATCTTTTAGGAGAACGTATCCCCGCTTTACTCCCACATGTATACAATACAGGGCGCAGCACTACCTTATCAGCAGGAGATTCGGTTATTGCTACCGTTGAGCACCTTATGGCTGCTTTACGTTCAAGTAATATTGACAATGTCATTGTTCGCTGTAGTGAAGAGGAAATCCCCATAGGGGACGGAAGCTCTCACGTTTTTATGCAGCTCATAGATGATGCTGGTATTTGTACGCAGAATGATAAAGTTCCCATTGCGAGACTATCTCAGCCTGTGTACTATCAGTCCCAGGATACTTTTCTCGCTGCATTTCCTTGTGACGAGTTAAAGATTTCTTACACCTTACACTATCCTCAAAGTCCGACTATAGGGACCCAATACCGTTCTTTCGTTATTACGGAAGAATCTTTCCGTAAGGAGATCGCTCCTTGCAGAACGTTTGCTCTGTATAATGAGCTGTGTTTCTTAATGGATAGAGGTTTGATTAGAGGAGGGTGTTTGGAAAATGCCGTGGTTTTTAAAGATGATGGTGTCATTAGTCTTGGGCAATTGCGGTTTTCAGACGAGCCTGTAAGGCATAAAATTTTGGATTTGATAGGGGATCTATCTTTGGTAGGCAGACCTTTTGTTGCTCATATTGTCGCAGTAGGGTCAGGACATTCTTCAAACATTGCCTTGGGTAGAAAAATTTTAGAAGTGCTACAACCCTAA